One genomic segment of Styela clava chromosome 3, kaStyClav1.hap1.2, whole genome shotgun sequence includes these proteins:
- the LOC144420809 gene encoding uncharacterized protein LOC144420809, with amino-acid sequence MDASMKPVRLDLNLNSPSAAKEWKHWRKTFENYIEELEMSVQEGQSVNKLKRLINSVSHNVYEYIEDVDAYSKAMEVLHNLYVKTPNEIFARHLLVTAKQQTGQSIDEFLQTQRNLSKDCNFKDVSAAQYRDELIRDSFINGILSNNIRQRLLENKDLTLELAFSQSSSLDLAQRNSSAYEASRIDELQPSALATSETSFDNEGIVTGRITGRKCIFCGYNYHNRQNCPARNANCYKCDKKGHFAKVCRSKMNKSEDSSSITASVNPSVHDVQSAPRCLLPATLPVVIAGRNTTALIDTGSSLTFINEKTARMLRLKILPSRENVVMAVSICKERLLDPV; translated from the coding sequence ATGGATGCATCGATGAAACCAGTTAGACTTGACCTAAATCTGAATTCTCCAAGCGCGGCAAAGGAATGGAAGCACTGGCGAAAAACATTTGAGAACTACATTGAAGAATTAGAGATGAGTGTACAAGAGGGCCAGTCTGTGAATAAACTCAAGAGGCTAATCAACTCAGTATCTCACAATGTTTATGAATATATTGAAGATGTGGACGCTTATAGTAAAGCTATGGAAGTGCTACATAACTTATATGTCAAGACGCCGAATGAAATATTTGCACGACATCTGCTAGTTACGGCAAAGCAACAAACTGGTCAATCCATCGACGAATTTTTACAAACTCAGCGTAATCTAAGTAAAGATTGTAATTTTAAAGATGTTTCTGCCGCGCAGTACCGCGACGAACTTATACGTGATTCTTTTATCAATGGTATTTTGTCAAATAACATCCGACAACGTCTTTTGGAAAACAAGGACTTGACTCTTGAATTAGCGTTTTCACAATCTTCATCACTTGATCTGGCGCAACGTAATTCGTCAGCATATGAAGCATCTCGAATCGACGAATTGCAACCTTCGGCATTGGCCACTTCCGAAACCTCTTTCGACAATGAAGGTATAGTAACTGGCCGTATAACAGGGCGAAAATGTATATTCTGTGGATATAATTACCACAATCGTCAAAATTGTCCCGCACGCAATGCCAATTGCTACAAATGCGATAAAAAAGGCCACTTTGCCAAAGTTTGCCGATCAAAGATGAATAAATCTGAAGACTCTTCATCTATAACGGCGTCAGTAAATCCATCAGTCCACGATGTGCAATCAGCACCACGGTGTTTACTGCCGGCAACACTTCCAGTTGTCATAGCTGGTCGCAATACAACTGCGTTGATAGATACCGGAAGCTCTCTCACTTTTATAAACGAAAAGACTGCGAGAATGCTACGTTTGAAAATTTTGCCTTCACGGGAAAATGTAGTGATGGCTGTCAGCATCTGCAAGGAACGACTATTGGATCCTGTTTAA